From a region of the Pseudanabaena sp. ABRG5-3 genome:
- the queG gene encoding tRNA epoxyqueuosine(34) reductase QueG, translating to MKEHQLSPLSPQELKQAIAQKALDLGFSKVGITKAESGIEAERLQEWLSLGYQADMDWMANPKRQDITQVMAGVKSVICVALNYYTPHQHSSDRQVGKISRYGWGRDYHKVLTKKLKALATWLEAMGDDQGEKIQTRYYVDTGPIAEKAFAQRAGIGWIGKHSNVITREYGSWLFLGEVLTNLELEPDLPHTEHCGTCTRCIDACPTGAIAQPFVVDANRCIAYHTIENKAEQIPKEIAANLQNWVAGCDICQDVCPWNQRFAQETLETDFHPFPHNVDPQLTDLVNMTEEEWDQHFTGSALRRIKRDRWHRNAKTLLI from the coding sequence ATGAAAGAGCATCAATTATCTCCACTATCTCCACAAGAACTTAAGCAGGCGATCGCGCAAAAAGCCTTAGATCTAGGATTTAGCAAAGTCGGAATTACCAAAGCTGAGTCTGGGATTGAGGCAGAGCGCTTGCAAGAATGGTTATCTCTGGGCTATCAAGCGGATATGGACTGGATGGCAAATCCCAAGCGCCAAGATATCACTCAGGTAATGGCAGGGGTAAAGTCGGTCATTTGCGTAGCGCTGAATTACTACACCCCCCATCAACATTCAAGCGATCGCCAAGTGGGTAAAATTTCTCGCTATGGCTGGGGGCGAGACTATCATAAGGTTTTGACTAAAAAGTTAAAAGCTTTAGCAACTTGGCTAGAGGCAATGGGAGATGATCAAGGGGAAAAAATCCAAACTCGTTACTATGTAGATACGGGGCCGATCGCCGAAAAAGCCTTTGCTCAAAGGGCGGGAATCGGTTGGATTGGCAAACATAGCAATGTGATTACTCGTGAATATGGCTCTTGGTTATTTCTCGGAGAAGTTCTCACCAATCTCGAACTTGAACCCGATCTCCCCCATACCGAACATTGTGGAACTTGTACTCGCTGCATTGATGCTTGTCCAACGGGGGCGATCGCCCAGCCGTTTGTGGTAGATGCTAATCGCTGTATTGCCTACCACACTATTGAAAACAAAGCTGAGCAAATTCCTAAGGAAATTGCCGCTAATTTACAAAATTGGGTTGCAGGCTGTGACATTTGCCAAGATGTTTGTCCTTGGAATCAGCGATTTGCTCAAGAGACCTTAGAAACAGATTTTCATCCTTTTCCCCATAATGTCGATCCCCAATTAACAGATTTAGTCAATATGACTGAAGAAGAATGGGATCAGCATTTTACAGGCTCGGCTCTGCGACGAATTAAGCGCGATCGCTGGCATCGCAACGCTAAAACATTGCTAATTTAA
- a CDS encoding pentapeptide repeat-containing protein: MADLKIVRHIKDGAEHWNAWREKAQPEAINLAKVDLSGLKLSGANLSQVNLSKANFSRTDLSYANLVGANLSEAVFSNANLKGADLRGAILAQANISQANVQDVNLAGTDLRSLELRGINLGSANLSDTDLRGVNLSGESFKKINLHSANLSGADLQNTDFSGANLSNVNLSNAKMSRAKLRGTLLTRANLCGASLDFADISMAGCLMANFSEAILNKAILNKANLGGAILSGAQLFGAELCDAFLGDAFLSMANLTKANLSHADFSRAYLYRAILTQAICIETKFRHTEMKEVDLSMAILKQANFAVAELQNSYLGGADLSGANFMGTNLTKANLANANLTDALVESTIWEGANLQGVIGFSLP, translated from the coding sequence TTGGCTGATCTAAAAATTGTTCGACATATTAAAGATGGTGCTGAGCATTGGAATGCTTGGCGCGAAAAAGCTCAACCTGAAGCGATCAATCTTGCAAAAGTAGATTTGTCTGGGCTAAAGCTTAGTGGCGCAAATTTGAGTCAAGTCAACCTCAGCAAGGCTAATTTTAGTAGGACGGACTTAAGCTACGCAAATTTAGTCGGTGCAAATTTAAGCGAAGCCGTGTTTTCTAATGCCAACTTAAAGGGAGCCGATTTGCGTGGTGCAATCTTGGCTCAGGCTAATATTAGTCAAGCGAATGTCCAAGATGTTAATTTAGCTGGTACGGACTTGCGATCGCTAGAGCTTAGAGGCATCAATCTTGGTTCCGCAAATCTCAGTGATACAGATTTACGTGGTGTAAACCTAAGTGGAGAGAGTTTCAAAAAGATTAATCTCCATAGTGCAAACCTCAGTGGAGCAGATCTCCAAAACACTGATTTTAGTGGCGCAAACTTGAGCAATGTGAATTTAAGTAATGCCAAGATGAGTCGTGCCAAACTACGGGGAACCTTGCTAACTCGTGCAAATTTATGTGGAGCATCACTTGACTTTGCGGATATCAGTATGGCTGGTTGCCTGATGGCAAATTTTAGCGAGGCAATCTTAAATAAGGCAATTCTCAATAAAGCTAATCTGGGAGGCGCAATCTTAAGTGGAGCACAACTATTTGGTGCTGAACTATGTGACGCTTTTTTAGGTGATGCTTTTTTGAGTATGGCGAATTTAACTAAGGCAAATCTTAGTCATGCTGATTTCAGTCGCGCCTACTTGTACAGAGCAATCTTGACACAGGCAATCTGTATCGAAACTAAATTTCGTCATACAGAAATGAAGGAAGTTGATTTAAGTATGGCAATTCTCAAACAGGCAAATTTTGCTGTGGCTGAATTGCAGAATTCATACTTGGGCGGTGCAGATTTAAGTGGTGCTAACTTTATGGGAACAAATCTCACAAAGGCAAATCTCGCTAATGCTAATTTAACAGATGCGTTAGTGGAAAGTACGATTTGGGAAGGTGCTAATCTTCAAGGAGTAATTGGATTCTCGCTGCCATAG
- the gvpJ gene encoding gas vesicle protein GvpJ → MTDSNDSLIVKPKKSGLAPLILTLVELLRQLMEAQVIRRMDAEKLTESEIERAADSLQALEKQIFNLCEVLEIDPEDLNLDLGEFGKLLPRRGAYYPDKSSSESSILELLDRLISTGIVLEGDVQIGLADINLIDLKLKLLLTSGDKSAS, encoded by the coding sequence ATGACTGATAGCAATGATAGTTTAATCGTCAAGCCCAAAAAATCTGGACTAGCGCCATTGATTCTCACTTTGGTGGAATTGTTGCGCCAGCTAATGGAAGCGCAGGTAATTCGGCGGATGGATGCGGAGAAATTAACTGAGTCGGAAATCGAGAGGGCAGCGGATAGTTTACAAGCTCTAGAGAAACAGATTTTCAATCTTTGCGAAGTTTTAGAAATTGATCCCGAAGACCTAAATCTCGATCTTGGTGAATTTGGGAAGCTTTTGCCTAGACGTGGAGCCTATTATCCAGACAAGTCCTCAAGTGAGTCATCGATTTTGGAATTACTTGATCGCTTGATTAGTACAGGTATTGTCCTTGAAGGTGATGTGCAGATTGGACTCGCCGATATTAACCTGATTGACCTCAAATTAAAGTTATTACTAACTTCAGGCGATAAATCCGCTTCTTAA
- a CDS encoding tetratricopeptide repeat protein: MLILITSWISISSASSAIAAQPKSNSAQSTKTSQADKQAAEEYRQLGLAYRKQERLDDAIAALQKAVTLDPQNIDGRIILGWTQHLAKKHDTAAASLWEAIYRSPTSLQAFNAIGIVYLVRGDLPQSVVLHSWAAILKTDNEIAHYNLSLAYQRLQQYDLAIAYAKNAIELEPTNPHPFVALAIAQWTSSNQPSAKKTFREAIGVDARYRSSEFLNFLNEAGFSNDQIQTAKQVLASL, from the coding sequence TTGCTGATACTCATCACTAGCTGGATATCAATATCATCTGCGTCATCCGCAATTGCGGCTCAGCCTAAATCCAACTCAGCACAGTCTACCAAAACATCTCAAGCCGATAAACAGGCTGCCGAAGAATATCGCCAATTGGGACTAGCTTATCGCAAACAAGAACGCCTTGATGATGCGATCGCTGCTTTACAAAAAGCAGTCACCCTCGATCCTCAGAATATCGATGGCAGAATTATCCTTGGCTGGACACAGCACCTTGCGAAAAAACATGACACCGCAGCAGCATCACTGTGGGAAGCAATTTATCGATCACCCACATCCTTACAAGCTTTTAATGCGATCGGTATTGTCTATCTTGTGCGTGGAGATCTGCCCCAGTCAGTAGTTTTGCATAGTTGGGCAGCAATCCTCAAAACTGATAATGAGATTGCTCACTATAATCTCAGCCTTGCCTATCAGCGCTTGCAACAATATGACCTTGCGATCGCCTATGCCAAAAATGCGATCGAACTCGAACCGACTAATCCTCACCCCTTCGTTGCTCTAGCGATCGCCCAATGGACATCTAGTAATCAGCCCAGCGCCAAAAAAACATTTCGGGAAGCGATCGGTGTTGATGCCAGATATCGCAGTTCTGAGTTCTTAAACTTTCTGAATGAAGCAGGTTTTAGCAACGATCAAATCCAAACGGCAAAACAGGTTTTAGCGAGCTTATAA
- a CDS encoding DUF2808 domain-containing protein, which produces MIAIALLPVLGLPVLGLPILEAGAVQLRDGKTYFLHLPTFLEAESTVNVIYARNATYYFKIALPQSMGENLESLEIVQSEGFETIDFRLDETIAYLLAPSGDRIPISGKAEILQNQDRDQRKIVITFDPPIPANGELNRQLVVGLRPFRNPRYDGVYLFGVSASPQGDRPNTQFLGYGRLNFYDPFR; this is translated from the coding sequence ATGATAGCGATCGCATTGTTACCAGTTTTAGGGTTGCCAGTTTTAGGATTGCCGATTTTGGAAGCAGGAGCAGTGCAATTACGCGATGGTAAGACTTATTTCCTACATTTACCAACCTTCCTAGAGGCTGAGTCAACCGTAAATGTGATCTATGCGCGGAATGCCACTTATTATTTCAAGATCGCGCTTCCCCAGAGTATGGGAGAAAACTTAGAAAGTCTGGAAATAGTTCAATCAGAAGGTTTTGAGACGATTGACTTTCGACTTGATGAAACAATTGCCTATTTACTAGCTCCCTCAGGCGATCGCATTCCTATTTCTGGTAAAGCTGAAATTCTCCAAAATCAGGATCGCGATCAAAGGAAAATTGTCATTACTTTTGATCCCCCAATTCCTGCGAATGGTGAGCTTAATCGCCAACTCGTAGTCGGGCTAAGACCATTTCGCAATCCCCGTTATGATGGGGTCTATTTATTTGGAGTCTCTGCATCTCCGCAAGGCGATCGCCCTAACACCCAATTTCTGGGCTATGGCAGATTAAACTTCTATGATCCCTTCCGCTAA
- a CDS encoding J domain-containing protein: MENPKTFRIERGIGQYDFNDYYAVLGLPLTAEASHVRKRYLSIAKCLHPDIHGRTPVEKQVATQYLSKLVNPAYDVLSQERERTEYSAILKLLGKRLMKRNQTFLPQSEIAKKYLTSATEINYEQTVQTIAKAQYQDLDQVLEHIGLLSELNLVHILLQEGYRHTSESLTTSGISTPKSSPQSFANNTNSNNAASSASTSRVNASYANSSNSSYQMRSEAQMSSRNAANNTANNDSSIKNTNQASSNASNANDISSSQYIRQAETYISQKLWASALKELRSAIQIDCNNSKCHALLGFVYMNQKLAGMAKVSFQQALKLNPEEPLALQYINQVSGIATNTDKSQSKPKEEKKGGFFGWLGGG; the protein is encoded by the coding sequence GTGGAAAACCCAAAAACATTTCGTATAGAGCGTGGCATCGGTCAGTATGACTTTAATGATTACTATGCTGTATTAGGCTTACCACTGACAGCCGAAGCTTCCCATGTGCGTAAACGCTATCTCTCGATCGCAAAATGCCTGCATCCAGACATTCATGGACGCACACCAGTAGAAAAGCAAGTAGCTACGCAATATCTATCCAAACTCGTCAATCCTGCCTACGATGTACTTTCCCAAGAGCGTGAACGTACAGAATATTCGGCGATTCTAAAACTACTTGGCAAGCGTTTAATGAAACGTAACCAGACATTTCTGCCCCAATCAGAAATTGCCAAAAAATATTTAACTTCTGCGACAGAGATCAATTATGAGCAAACAGTTCAAACAATTGCAAAAGCTCAGTATCAAGATCTCGATCAAGTTCTCGAACATATTGGCTTACTAAGTGAGCTTAATTTAGTGCATATCCTGTTACAAGAAGGATATAGGCATACATCAGAGTCGCTAACAACTTCAGGGATTAGTACACCAAAATCTTCGCCTCAGAGTTTTGCTAACAATACCAATAGTAATAATGCTGCTAGTAGTGCTAGCACTAGTAGAGTCAATGCTTCCTATGCTAATAGTTCAAATAGCAGTTACCAAATGCGGAGTGAAGCTCAAATGTCATCCCGTAATGCGGCAAACAATACTGCCAATAATGACTCATCGATCAAAAATACGAACCAAGCTAGTAGCAATGCTAGTAATGCTAATGATATTTCTAGTAGTCAATATATTCGTCAGGCTGAAACCTATATTAGTCAAAAATTATGGGCTTCAGCATTAAAAGAACTGCGGAGTGCCATTCAAATTGATTGTAATAACAGCAAATGTCATGCTTTGTTAGGCTTTGTCTATATGAATCAAAAATTAGCAGGTATGGCAAAAGTCAGTTTCCAGCAAGCCTTGAAACTAAATCCTGAAGAGCCATTAGCACTCCAGTACATTAACCAAGTTAGCGGTATAGCCACAAATACAGATAAATCTCAATCCAAACCTAAAGAAGAGAAAAAAGGTGGTTTTTTTGGTTGGCTAGGTGGAGGCTAA
- the ald gene encoding alanine dehydrogenase — MKIGVPKEIKDLEFRVGLTPAGVATLTARSHQVFVETKAGIGSGFSDDEYIRAGAKIVATPQEVYAQEMVVKVKEPLPSEYALLHPQLILFTYLHLAADCQLTEALINSGATCIAYETVQLDNGQLPLLVPMSIIAGRLSVQFGAHYLTKQQGGSGVLLGGIPGVRAGHVVVLGGGVVGTEAARMAIGLGARVTILDVNLQRLGELESLFGSRVQLLYSNGSNVAELVSSADLVIGAVLIAGKRAPTLVNRELVQKMRSRSVIVDVAVDQGGCIETVRPTSHTSPIYVEEGVLHYGVPNMPGAVPWTATQALVNATLPYTCALADFGLEALKRDRTLAKGLNIQNGKIVYPAVAEAFPDL, encoded by the coding sequence GTGAAAATTGGTGTACCAAAGGAAATTAAGGATCTTGAGTTTCGTGTGGGGCTTACACCTGCGGGTGTAGCAACTTTAACAGCGCGATCGCATCAAGTTTTTGTTGAGACCAAGGCGGGGATTGGTTCTGGCTTTAGCGATGATGAGTATATCCGCGCAGGGGCAAAAATTGTCGCCACACCCCAAGAAGTGTACGCTCAAGAAATGGTGGTCAAGGTGAAAGAGCCTTTACCTAGTGAATATGCTTTACTCCATCCGCAACTAATTCTCTTTACCTATCTCCATCTCGCAGCCGATTGCCAATTAACCGAAGCGCTCATCAACTCGGGTGCAACCTGTATCGCCTATGAAACAGTACAGTTAGATAATGGTCAGTTGCCTTTGCTTGTACCGATGAGCATTATCGCAGGAAGGCTATCTGTACAGTTTGGGGCGCATTACTTGACTAAGCAACAGGGAGGCAGTGGTGTCTTACTCGGAGGCATTCCCGGAGTCAGAGCAGGACATGTCGTTGTACTAGGTGGTGGTGTAGTTGGTACAGAGGCGGCAAGAATGGCGATCGGACTAGGGGCAAGGGTGACAATTTTAGATGTGAATCTTCAACGTCTTGGTGAATTAGAATCCCTCTTTGGTTCACGGGTGCAATTGTTATATAGCAACGGTAGCAATGTTGCTGAGTTGGTTAGTTCAGCCGATCTCGTTATTGGTGCAGTCTTAATCGCAGGTAAACGCGCACCAACTCTAGTAAATCGTGAACTAGTGCAGAAAATGCGATCGCGTTCCGTAATTGTTGATGTGGCAGTCGATCAAGGGGGATGTATCGAAACAGTGCGCCCAACTTCCCACACCTCTCCTATATATGTAGAGGAGGGAGTCTTGCATTACGGTGTGCCAAATATGCCGGGGGCAGTGCCTTGGACTGCTACTCAAGCTTTGGTCAATGCCACACTTCCCTATACCTGTGCGTTGGCGGATTTTGGGCTGGAAGCATTAAAACGCGATCGCACCTTGGCGAAAGGACTAAATATTCAAAATGGCAAAATTGTCTATCCCGCCGTCGCCGAAGCATTTCCTGACTTATAA